A region of Drosophila mauritiana strain mau12 chromosome 3L, ASM438214v1, whole genome shotgun sequence DNA encodes the following proteins:
- the LOC117141194 gene encoding mitochondrial carrier homolog 2, translated as MAGFPDHARAEDTEVNVWIRFGLRLGVSAVLHPFEYSKTLIQLGYEPIAPLPGKSILGKPIMKLPNIFQYAGHIRRIDGFYGCYRGLAPKLVGSLVAMVVSDRVADQLGLEQPDENKDDSQLSDEELYVQFKKSLKRDIVLMVSGVVASHPFHVISLRMMAQFVGRETLYTSIVGSVAEIWKSEGIAGFFAGLVPKLLGDLACLVLSSSTIYILNKYIIKDKLGRQYNSGFTQFAVSSLLYPLQVVSTCSAVSGSRLMAAQPPIMPAYKSWVDCWNDLQVRGELKRGSSLFWRSHSISSPVIATSFAPLPKLARYQ; from the exons ATGGCCGGCTTTCCCGATCACGCCCGCGCAGAGGATACGGAGGTTAATGTCTGGATCCGCTTTGGTCTTAGGCTGGGCGTCAGCGCCGTCCTTCATCCGTTTGAATATTCCAAAACCCTCATCCAGCTGGGTTACGAACCGATCGCTCCTCTGCCCGGCAAGTCGATACTGGGCAAGCCGATCATGAAGTTGCCGAACATCTTTCAGTACG CTGGCCACATTCGGCGGATCGACGGCTTCTACGGCTGCTACCGCGGTCTAGCTCCTAAACTGGTGGGTTCTCTGGTGGCCATGGTGGTAAGCGACCGAGTGGCCGACCAACTGGGCCTGGAGCAGCCAGATGAGAATAAGGACGACTCACAGCTTAGTGATGAGGAATT GTACGTCCAGTTCAAGAAAAGTCTGAAGCGGGATATTGTTTTGATGGTGAGCGGAGTCGTGGCCTCGCATCCCTTTCACGTAATCTCGTTGCGCATGATGGCGCAGTTTGTCGGCCGCGAGACCTTGTACACTTCTATAGTGGGCTCCGTGGCCGAGATTTGGAAGTCTGAGGGAATAGCGGGATTTTTCGCCGGTCTTGTGCCAAAGCTGTTGGGTGATTTGGCCTGCCTTGTGCTCAGCAGCTCCACGATTTACATCCTTAACAAATATATCATCAAGGACAAGTTGGGCAGGCAATACAATTCCGGATTCACACAGTTTGCCGTATCTAGTTTACTGTATCCACTGCAGGTGGTATCCACCTGCTCAGCGGTAAGTGGTTCACGCCTGATGGCTGCCCAACCGCCAATTATGCCGGCCTACAAGAGCTGGGTAGACTGTTGGAATGATTTGCAGGTTCGCGGAGAGCTTAAGCGCGGCAGCTCCCTTTTCTGGCG GTCACATTCCATCAGTTCTCCAGTAATAGCCACCTCATTCGCGCCCTTGCCTAAGCTGGCGCGTTACCAGTAG